The DNA sequence GCGCCGCGGGACGGCTTTGGCGGGTGTCAGGCCGGCTGCGTCGCCGAGGCGATCCGCTCGGCGCGCAGCGCCTCGTACCAGCGGTCGTCGGTGGGCGGCAGGGCGTTCACATCGAGGGCCAGCTTCAGCAGCAGGTCCGCGATCTGCGGGTTGCGGGCCATCACGGGACCGTGCATGTACGTCCCGAACACCGTGTCGTTGTAGGCGCCTTCGGTGCCGTCGCCGGTGCCGTTGCCCCGCCCGATGACCGTCCGCGCGAACGGGCGGGCGGTCGGGCCGAGGTGGGTGATGCCCTGGTGGTTCTCGAAGCCGGTGAGCTGCGGCAGGCCGAACTGCGGGTCGATGTCCGCGAGCACGTCGCCCACGCAGCGCTCGCCCTCGCCGCGGGTGGAGATCACGTCGATCAGCCCGAGGCCCGGCTCGCGCTCGCCGAGGTCGTTGATGAACTCGTGGCCGAGGATCTGGTACCCGGCGCACACCGAGAAGATGATCGCGCCGTTCGACGCCGCCCGGCTCAGGCCGCCGTCGCGGCGCAGCCGCTCGGCCGCGAGGCGCTGCGGGCGGTCCTCGCCGCCGCCGATCAGGTAGATGTCCCCGGAGGTGGGCACCGGCTGGTCGCTGCGCACGTCGATCCGCATCACGTCGAGGCCGCGCTGCCGCGCGCGGCGCTCCACGACGAGGGCGTTGCCCTGGTCGCCGTAGGTGCTGAGCAGGTCCGGGTAGACCCACACCAGACGGAGGCTGCTGTCACTCATTCTCATGGTCCTTTTCGTCCGTCCGCTGCTCAGTTGCCGACCCGGCGGCGCACGTCCTGGAAGGCGGTGTAGTTGGCGATGAGCTCGATCCGGCCGCCCGGCGCCGACTGCACGGCCTCGTCGACGCTCTCGCACACACGGAAGTCGAGGCCCGCGACCTCCAGGCGCACCGCCAGGTCGAGCCTGCGGTCGCCGATCACGTAGATCGGGTGGCCGGCGAGCCGGGTGTAGTCCACGTCCCACAGCCACGAGGTGTCGGTGCCGTCCGCGCCGCGGGCGTTGACGGAGAGGATGACCGGCGTCGGCGGCGGGTCGATCAGGGAGAAGGTCTCCAGCCAGCCGGCCGGGTTCTTCGCCAGCAGCAGCCGGACGTCCCGGCCGAGGAACGAGACCACGTCGTACCGGCCGGCCACGGCCTGCACCTGGTACATCCGCTCCAGCGCGACCTGCGGCGGCACCCCGAAGCAGGCGGCGACGGCGGCCGAGGTGGCGGCGTTGGCCCGGTTGGCGCGGCCGGGGAGCTGCAGGTGGATCGGCCAGGCGCTGCCGTGCGGGTCGAGGACGTGGTCCCCGCTGAGCACCCAGCTCGGCGCGGGGCGGCGGAAGCCGCACTCGCCGCAGAACCAGTCGTCCCCGGGGCGCTGCATCACACCGCCGCACGACGGGCAGGACCAGGCGTCGTCCTTCCACTCCTGTCCGGCGGCCACCCACACGACGTTGGGCGACGAGGAGGCGGCCCACACGACCAGCGGGTCGTCGGCGTTGGCGATGACGGTCGCCTTCGAGCCGGCGAGCCCCTCGCGCCACTTCTCGGCCAGCATCCGGGTCTCGGCCGCGCGGTCGAGCTGGTCGCGGGAGAGGTTGAGCAGCGCGATGGCCTTCGGCGTCACGTCGCGCGCGACTCCGGCGAGGTACTTCTCGTCCACCTCGATCACACCGAACCGGGCGTCCGAGCCGCCGGCCAGCGCCGAGGTGATGCCCGCGGGCATGTTGGCGCCGAGGGCGTTGGAGACGACCGGGCCGGCCGCGCGCAGCGCCTCGGCGATCAGCCGGGTGGTGGTGGTCTTGCCGTTGGTGGCCGACACGAGGACCACGTCCAGGTGCTGCGCGAGCCGCCCCAGCAGGTCGGGGTCGAGCTTCAGCGCCACCCGGCCGCCGATCACCGATCCGCTGCCGCGTCCGGCGGCACGCGACACCGCGGCCGCGGCCTTGCCCGCCGACACGGCCAGCTTGGCTCGCGGCGTCAGCTCCGAGTTGCCTGACATCGTCCTTGATCCTCCTTGCATCGGTCCGCACTCAGCCTATCGATGTCTTCTCCGGCCGCCGTACCGCGGCACCGTCCCAAAAGGCGGAGGTCACCCGGAACGTAGGCTGGCGCCATGCGAAACCGGCCGATCCCCGGCAGTTCCGGACTGGTCAGGCCCATGAGCCTGCTCGCCGATCCCGTGCTGCACGCCCCCTGCGAGCCCGTCACCGACTTCGGCGCCGGCCTCGCGCGCCTTGTCGAGGACATGTTCGCCACGATGTACGCGGCCCAGGGGGTCGGCCTCGCGGCGAACCAGGTCGGGGTGGGGCTGCGGGTCTTCGTCTACGACTGCCCGGACGACGAGGACGTCCGCCATCTCGGGCACGTGGTGAACCCGCGCCTGGTCGAGGCCGACGGATTCACCGTGCGCGGCCCCGAGGGCTGCCTCTCGCTGCCCGGGCTGGAGGCGCCCACCGAGCGGTTCGACCGCGCGGTCGTGGAGGGCGTCCGCACCGACGGCAGCCCGGTCAGGATCGAGGGCACCGGCTTCTTCGCGCGCTGCCTCCAGCACGAGTGCGACCATCTGGACGGCCTCGTCTACGCGGACCGCCTCTCCCCGCGCCGCCGCTCCCGGCTGGCCCGGGCGGCGGGCAAGTCCTCCTGGGCCACCCCGGAGCGGACGGCCCTGCTGCGGGAGGGCTGAGGGCGCCCGTGCGCCGGGCGGGCCGCGGCGGGCGGGGGCGGGCCGGGTCAGAAGCCCGGGCCGCCCTGCCGGTCGGGCGCGTCGAACAGGCGGCCGCACAGCAGGTCGGTCAGGCTCTCCACCAGCTCCGCCCGTGTGCAGGGGCGTTCGCCGAGCCACCAGTCACCGGCCGCGTGCATCATGCCGACGATCCCGTGGCCCCACATCCGGGCCACCATGTCGCCGGCGGGGCCGAGGTCGACGCGGTCGGCGACGACCTTGCCCAGCTCGTCGCCGAGGCGCCGCAGCAGGGGCGCCGAGTGCAGCCCGACGTCGAAGCCCTGTTCCGAGGCGTTCGGGGCGCCCTCGGCCGGGTGCATCAGGAAGCGGTACACCTGCGGGCGCGCCTCGATCGCCGCGAGGTAGGTGTCCAGCGTGCCGGCGACCCGCTCGCGCCGGTCGGCCGGGGCGTCGACGGCCACCTGCAGCGCCCGCAGCAGCGCGTCGGTGTGGCGCTTGGCGAGGGCGCGGTACAGTCCGCCCTTGTCGCCGAAGTGACGGTAGAGGATGGGCTTGGTGATGCCGGCCTCGGCGGCGATCGCGTTCATGGACGCCTGGGGACCGTCGCGGAGCACGACCCGGTCGGCCGCTTCGAGCAGCTCCCGGCGCCGGTCGTCCGCCGACCGCTGCTGCTGCGTGGTCTCCATGTCCGTGTCTCCCCGCCCTTGCGAATGCGTGACGCGCAAGGTAACACCCAACCTGCCGCGACCTGTCGTCCGGCCGTCTCGGTTGACAGGTGCTACTCATCGGTAACAGACTCTCGTTACCGCAAGTAACGCGCTGGTCGGCGCCATAGTGCTGGAGGGGACATGGCCGAGTTCACGCTCGATCTGAACGAGGACCAGAAGCAGGTCCGTGAGTGGCTGAACGGCTTCGCGAAGGACGTCATGCGCCCGGCCGCCGCCGAGTGGGACGAGCGCGAGGAGACGCCCTGGCCGGTGATCCAGGAGGCGGCGAAGCTCGGCATCTACTCCCTCGACTTCTACGCCCAGCAGTTCTTCGACCCCACCGGCCTCGGCATCCCGATGACGATGGAGGAGCTGTTCTGGGGCGACGCCGGCATCGCCCTGTCGATCGTCGGCACCGGCCTCGCGGCCGTCGGCGTCATCGCCAACGGCACCGACGAGCAGGTCGGCACCTGGATCCCGCAGATGTACGGCGACGCCGACGACGTCAAGGTCGCCGCCTTCTGCTCGTCCGAGCCCGACGCGGGCAGTGACGTCTCGGCCATGCGCACCCGCGCCGTCTACGACGAGGCCAAGGACGAGTGGGTGATCAACGGCACCAAGACCTGGGCCACCAACGGCGGCATCGCCAATGTCCACGTCGTCGTCGCCTCCGTCGACCCGGAGCTCGGCTCCAAGGGGCACGCCTCCTTCATCGTGCCGCCCGCCACCCCCGGACTGTCCCAGGGCCAGAAGTTCAAGAAGCACGGCATCCGCGCCTCGCACACCGCCGAGGTCGTCCTGGAGAACGTCCGGGTGCCCGGCCACTGCCTGCTCGGCGGCAAGGAGAAGCTCGACGAGCGCCTGGCGCGGGCGCGCGAGCGCGCCAGGACGGGCGGCGAGCGGGTCAAGAACGCGGCCATGGCCACCTTCGAGGCGTCCCGCCCGGCCGTCGGCGCCATGGCCGTCGGCACGGCCCGCGCCGCCTACGAGGAGGCCCTGGAGTACGCGAAGACCCGTGAGCAGTTCGGCCGCCCGATCATCGACAACCAGGGCGTCGCCTTCCAGCTCGCCGACATGCGCACCCAGATCGACGCGGCCCGGCTGCTGGTCTGGCGCGCCTCCTGGATGGCCACCGCCGGCAAGCCGTTCACCTCGGCCGAGGGCTCCATGTCCAAGCTGTTCGCCAGCGAGACGGCCAAGAAGGTCACCGCGCAGGCCATCCAGATCCTCGGCGGCAACGGCTACACCCGGGAGTACCCCGTCGAGCGCATGCACCGCGACGCGGCCATCTACACGATCTTCGAGGGGACGAGCGAGATCCAGCGCCTGGTCATCGCCCGCACCCTGGCGGGCATGCCCATCCGCTGACCCGCCCACCGCACGCACCGGGCGCCGGTCCCCGAGGGGGGACCGGCGCCCGGTGCGTACGCGCGCTCAGGCGGCCAGCAGCGCCTCGACGGCCGCCACGACCTCCGGCGCCTCCGGCTCCGTGCGCGGACGGAAGCGGGTCACCTCGCCCTGCGGGGAGATCAGGAACTTCTCGAAGTTCCACTGCACGTCACCGGCCTCGCCGCCGCCGTCCGCCGTCCGCGTCAGCTCCGCGTACAGCGGGTGCCGGTCCGCCCCGTTCACCTCGGTCTTCTCCAGCAGCGGGAACGTCACCCCGTAGGTTGCCGAGCAGAACTCCGCGATCTCCTCCGAGGTGCCGGGCTCCTGGCCCATGAACTGGTTGCACGGCACGCCGACCACGGTGAGGCCCTTGTCGCCGTACGTCTTCTGGAGCCGCTCCAGCCCCTCGTACTGCGGCGTCAGACCGCAGCGGGACGCCACGTTGACCACCAGGACCGCCTTGCCCCGGTGCTCGGCCAGCGTCGTCGCGGTGCCGTCCAGGGTGCGCAGCGGGATGTCGAAGAGGGACATGGAGAACTCCTTGGGAATCGTGTCGGGGTGTGAACGGACGTGCGGCGGCGCCGCGGGCGGCCGTCAGGGCAGCCGGCGGAACAGGCCCTCCTGGACGACCGAGACCAGCAGCCTGCCCTCGCGGTCGTAGATCCGGCCCCGGGCCAGGCCCCGGCCGCCGGTGGCGATCGGCGACTCCTGGTCGTACAGGAACCACTCGTCGGCGCGGAACGGCCGGTGGAACCACATCGCGTGGTCCAGCGACGCCATGTCGAAGCCGCGCGGACCCCACAGCGGCTCCACCGGGATGCGCACCGCGTCCAGCAGGGTCATGTCGCTGGCGTAGGTCAGCGCGCAGGTGTGCACCAGCGGGTCGTCGCCCAGCGGGGCCACCGCCCGCATCCACACCGCGCTGCGCGGCTCCGCGTCCTCGACCTCCTCGCGGGTCCACCGCAGCCGGTCGACGTAGCGGATGTCGAACGCCATCCGCCGCGCCATCCGGTCCAGCGACTCGGGCAGCGCCCCCAGGTGCTCCTTGATCTCCTGTGCCACCGGCGGCAGCTCGTCGGGCCCCGGGAAGTCCAGCCGCGGCGGGAGCTGGTGCTCGATGCTCTCCGGTTCCGGGAGGTGGAACGACGCCGTCAGGTTGAAGATCGTCCGGCCCGCCTGCACGGCGGTGACCCGCCGGGTGGTGAACGACCGGCCGTCGCGCACCCGCTCGACCTGGTAGACGATCGGCACCCCGGGGATCCCCGGCCGCAGGAAGTACGCGTGCAGCGAGTGCACCGGGCGACCGCCGTCCGTGGTCCGCCCGGCGGCGACCAGCGCCTGGCCCGCGACCTGCCCGCCGAAGACGCGCTGGAGCGACTCGTCGGGGCTGTGCCCCCGGAAGATGTTCACCTCGATCCGCTCCAGGTCGAGCAGATCCACCAGCCGTTCGGCCGGGTTCGTCATGGCAGTCCTCTCACTGCGGAAGGGCGGGTGGACGGGACACGGGCGGGCGTCCGCTCAGAGCTGGCCCACCGAGGTGACCCGCACGACCGCCCGGCCCTCCTCGTCGGACGCGGCGAGGTCGACCTCCGCGCTGATGCCCCAGTCGTGGTCGCCGGCCGGGTCGGCGAACGTCTGCCGCACCCGCCACAGGCCGTGCGCCTGGTCCTCCTCGATGGAGATCAGCTTCGGGCCGCGCGCGTCCGGCCCGGTGCCGAGGTCGTCGTGCTCGTCCCAGTAGGCGTCCATGGCCTCGCCCCACGCGTCCGCGTCCCAGCCGGTCGCGGCGTCCAGCTCGCCCAGCGCCCCGACCTTGTCGAGCGCCGCCAGCTCCACCCGGCGGAACATCGCGTTGCGCACCAGTACCCGGAACGCGCGCGCGTTGGCCGTGACCGGCTTGACCTGGTCGGCCTTCTCCTGGGCCTGCTCCGCCGTCTCCACCTCCGGGTTGGCGAGCTGCTCCCACTCGTCCAGCAGGCTGGAGTCGACCTGGCGGACCATCTCGCCCAGCCAGGCGATCAGGTCCTGGAGGTCGTCCGACTTCAGGTCGTCCGGGATGGTGTGGTCCAGCGCCTTGTACGCGCCCGCCAGATAGCGCAGCACGATGCCCTCGGTGCGGGCCAGCTCGTAGAACGAGGTGAACTCCGTGAACGACAGGGCCCGTTCGTACATGTCACGGATGACCGACTTCGGCGACACCGGGTGGTCGCCCACCCAGGGATGCGACGTCCGGTAGAGGTTGTAGGCGTGCCACAGCAGCTCCTCCAGCGGCTTCGGGTACGAGATCTCCTGGAGCCGCTCCATCCGCTCCTCGTACTCGACCCCGTCCGCCTTCATCGCGCCGACCGCCTCGCCGCGCGCCTTGTTCTGCTGGGCGGCGAGGATCTGACGGGGATCGTCCAGCGTCGACTCGACCACCGAGACCATGTCCAGCGCGTACGAGGGGGACTCCGGGTCCAGCAGGTCGAAGGCGGCCAGGGCGAACGTGGACAGCGCCTGGTTCAGCGCGAAGTCCTGCTGGAAGTCGACCGTCAGCCGCACGATCCGGCCCTGGGCGTCCGGGGTGTCCAGCCGCTCCACGATCCCGCCGTCCAGCAGCGAGCGGTAGATCGCGATGGCCCGCCGGATGTGCCGGAGCTGCTGCCTGCGCGGCTCGTGGTTGTCCTCCAGCAGCCGGCGCATGGCGTCGAAGGCGTTGCCCGGCCGGGCGATCACCGACAGCAGCATCGCGTGGGTGACCTTGAAGCGCGAGGTCAGCGGCTCGGGATCGGAGGCGATCAGCTTCTCGAAGGAGTTCTGCGACCAGGCGACGAAGCCCTCAGGCGCCTTCTTGCGGACCACCTTCCGCTTCTTCTTCGGGTCGTCGCCCGCCTTCGCCAGCGCCTTCTCGTTCTCGATGACGTGCTCGGGCGCCTGCGCCACGACGAAGCCCGCCGTGTCGAACCCGGCCCGGCCGGCCCGGCCCGCGATCTGGTGGAACTCCCGCGACCGCAGCACCCGCACCCGGCTGCCGTCGTACTTGGTCAGCGCGGTGAACAGCACCGTCCTGATGGGGACGTTCACACCGACGCCCAGGGTGTCGGTGCCGCAGATGACCTTCAGCAGCCCCGCCTGCGCCAGCTTCTCCACCAGTCGCCGGTACTTCGGCAGCATCCCGGCGTGGTGCACGCCGATGCCGTGCCGCACATAGCGGGAGAGGTTGCGGCCGAACGCGGTGGTGAAGCGGAAGTTGCCGATCAGATCGGCGATCCGGTCCTTCTCCTCGCGCGTGCACATGTTGATGCTCATCAGCGACTGCGCCCGCTCGACCGCCTGGGCCTGGGTGAAGTGCACGATGTAGACGGGCGCCTGCTTCGTCTCCAGCAGCTCCGTCAGCGTCTCGGTGATCGGCGTCGTGACGTACTCGTACGACAGCGGCACCGGGCGGGTCGCCGAGCGGACCACCGCCGTCTGGCGGCCCGTCCGGCGGGTCAGGTCCTCCTCGAACATCGACACGTCGCCGAGCGTCGCCGACATCAGCACGAACTGCGCCTGCGGCAGCTCCAGCAGCGGGATCTGCCAGGCCCAGCCGCGGTCGGGCTCCGCGTAGAAGTGGAACTCGTCCATCACGACCTGGCCGACGTCGGCGTCCCTGCCGTCCCGCAGTGCGATCGACGCCAGCACCTCGGCGGTGCAGCAGATCACCGGGGCGTCCGCGTTCACCGACGCGTCGCCCGTCAGCATGCCGACGTTCTCCGTGCCGAAGAGCTTGCACAGGTCGAAGAACTTCTCGGAGACCAGCGCCTTGATCGGCGCGGTGTAGAACGTGACCTCGTCCCGGGCCAGCGCCGCGAAGTGCGCGCCCGCCGCGACCAGGCTCTTGCCGGAGCCGGTGGGCGTCGACAGGATGACGTTCGCCCCCGACACGACCTCGATCAGGGCCTCCTCCTGAGCCGGGTAGAGCGTGATGCCCTGACCCTCGGCCCATGAGGAGAAGGACTCGAAGAGGGCGTCTGGGTCGGCGTCGGGCGGAAGCTGATCGATGAGGGTCACGCCCCCATCTTGCCTGCCTTCTCCCCGGATGAGGGAACCGCCCGGCAACCCGAAGATCACGAACGGTACGCTGACCTGTCAACTCATGGGCGGCACAACGGATCACGGGGCGGGGACACAGACGATGATGGGACCGGCGCACTCACTCTCCGGGGCGGCAGCCTGGCTGGGGGTGGGCGCCGCGACGGCCGCCGCCGGCCATCCGATGCCGTGGCCGGTGCTCGTCGTCGGCGCGCTGATCTGCGCGGGCGCCGCGCTGGCGCCCGACCTCGACCACAAGGCCGCCACCATCTCCCGGGCCTTCGGCCCGATATCCCGGGCGCTGTGCGAGATCGTCGACAAGCTGTCCTACGCCGTCTACAAGGCGACGAGGAAGCCCGGGGACGCGCGGCGCACCGGCGGTCACCGCACCCTCACCCACACCTGGCTCTGGGCCGTCCTCATCGGCGGCGGCGCCTCCGCGGTCGCCGTCCTCGGCGGGCGGTGGGCCGTCCTCGGTCTCCTCTTCGTGCACATGGTGCTGGCCGTCGAAGGTCTGCTGTGGCGCGCCGCCCGGGTCTCCAGCGACGTGCTGGTCTGGCTGCTGGGGGCGACCAGCGCCTGGATCCTCGCCGGCGTCCTCGACCAGCCCGGCAACGGCGCGAACTGGCTGTTCGACGCACCCGGCCAGGAGTACCTGTGGCTGGGCCTGCCCATCGTGCTCGGCGCCCTCGTCCACGACATCGGCGACGCCCTCACCGTCTCCGGCTGCCCGATCCTGTGGCCCATCCCGATCGGCCGCAAGCGCTGGTACCCGGTGGGCCCCCCGAAGGCGATCCGGTTCCGCGCGGGGAGCTGGGTGGAGCTGAAGGTGCTCATGCCCCTGTTCATGCTCCTCGGCGGTGTCGGCGGGGCCGCGGCGCTGGGCGTCATCTGACGCGGCAGGCCACGGCCCCGGCGACATGTCAGACACGCCCTAGCCGTGCCAGGACCGCCACAGCGCCGCGTACGCGCCGTCCGCGGCGACCAGCTCGTCATGGCTGCCCAGCTCGCTGATCCGGCCGTCCTCCACCACGGCGATCACATCCGCGTCGTGCGCGGTGTGCAGCCGGTGGGCGATGGCCACCACCGTGCGGCCCTCGAGGACCCGTGACAGCGAGCGCTCCAGATGCCGCGCGGCCCTCGGGTCGAGCAGCGACGTCGCCTCGTCCAGCACCAGGGTGTGCGGATCGGCCAGCACCAGCCGGGCCAGCGCGATCTGCTGCGCCTGCGCCGGGGTCAGCGCGGTGCCCCCCGAGCCGACCTCGGTGTCCAGGCCCTCGTCGAGGGCGCGGGCCCAGCCGTCCGCGTCGACCGCGCCCAGCGCCGCCCACAGCTCCGCGTCCTCGGACCCGGCGCGGGCGAGCCGCAGGTTGTCCCGCAGCGAGCCGACGAAGACATGGTGCTCCTGGTTGACCAGGGCGACGTGCTCCCGCACCCGTTCCGCCGGCATCCGGGACAGCTCGGCGGCCCCGAGCGTGACCGTGCCCGCGCGGGGCGCGTAGATCCCGGCCAGCAGCCTGCCGAGCGTCGACTTGCCCGCGCCCGAGGGGCCCACCAGGGCGAGACGGGTCCCGGGGGCGACGTCCATCGACACCCGGTGCAGCACGTCGACGCCCTCGCGGTAGCCGAAGCGGACCTCGTCGGCGCGCACCGCGCGGCCGTCCGGCCGCAGGTCCGCGTCACCGTCCCCGGCCTCGATCTCCCGCACACCCACCAGCCGCCCCAGCGACACCTGCGCCACCTGGAGCTCGTCGTACCAGCGCAGGATCAGGTTCACCGGGTCGACCATCATCTGGGCGATCAGCGCGGACGTGGTGAGCTGGCCGATCCCGATCCAGCCCTGGAGCACGAACACCCCGCCGACCATCAGCACCGAGGTGAGCACCGTCGCGTGGGTCAGGTTGATCACCGGGAAGAGTACCGAGCGCAGCGACAGCGTGTACCGCTCCCAGGCCGTCCACTCCTTGATCCGCCGGTCCGACAGGGCCACCCGGCGCTTCCCCAGCCGGTGCGCCTCCACCGTGCGGCCCGCGTCCACCGTCTCGGCGAGCACCGCCGCGACCGCGGCGTAGCCCGCCGCCTCCGACCGGTAGGCCGCGGGCGCCCGCCGGAAGTACCACCGGCAGCCGACCACCAGCAGCGGCACCGCGAACAGCACAGCGGGCGCCAGCGGCGGCGCGGTCACGGTGAGCCCGCCCAGCAGCAGGACGATCCAGAACACACCGATCGTGAGCTGCGGGACGGCCTCCCGCATCGCGTTCGCGAGCCGGTCCACGTCGGTCGTGATCCGCGACAGGAGGTCGCCCGTCCCGGCGCGCTCCAGCACCCCGGGCGGCAGACCGACCGACCGGACGAGGAAGTCCTCGCGCAGATCGGCCAGCATCCGCTCGCCCAGCATCGCCCCGCGCAGCCGCACCAGCCGCACGAACACGGCCTGGACGACCAGGGCCGCGGCGAACAGGGCCGCGGTGCGCTCCAGATGGAGGTCGCGCGCCCCGTCGGCGGCCCGCTCGACGAGCGAGCCGAGCAGCCACGGACCGGCCATCGAGGCCACCACGGCGACCGTGTTGACCCCGATGAGCACGCCGAACGCGGCGCGGTGACGCCGCACCAGCTCGCCCACGTAGGCCCGCACGGTCGCGGGCGACCCCACGGGCAGGGTGTTCGCGGTCCGGGGGGCCGCCGGATCGTACTCCGGCGGCGCCACGCCGATCATGCTGTCTCCTCGATGTCGAAGGCGTTCGGTGCCGCCGCCCCGGGGCCGCCGGGCACCGGCGAGAGCCGTTCCTCGTCGGTCTCGCGGGTGACGACGGCGCGGTAGCGCGGCTCGGTCTCCAGCAGTTCGCGGTGCGAGCCCACCGCGGCGACCTCGCCCTCGTGCAGCAGCACGACCCGGTCGGCCCGGTCCAGCAGCAGCGGCGAGGAGGTCAGCACGACCGTGGTGCGGCCGCTGCGCAGCGCCCGGACGCCCTCGGCGATCCGGGCCTCGGTGTGCGAGTCGACGGCCGAGGTCGGCTCGTCGAGCACCAGCACCCCCGGGTCCGTCACCAGCGACCGGGCGAGCGCGATGCGCTGCCGCTGCCCGCCGGAGAGCGAACGGCCCCGCTCGGTGATCGGCGCCGCCATCGGGTCGCCCTCCAGGGACGCCTGCGCCAGGGCCGCGAGCACATCGGCGCACTCGGCGGCGGCCAGCGCGTCCTCGGGCGCGACGGCGCCGGACGCGGGGACGGCGAGCAGCTCGGCGAGACTGCCCGAGAGCAGCACCGGGTCCTTGTCCTGGACCAGCACGGCGGTCCTGGCCCCGTCGAGCGGCAGGTCGTCCAGGGCGATCCCGCCGAGCAGCACCGAGGGCAGGCCGTCGGCGTCGGCCGGGTGGCCGCCCAGCCGTTCGGCGAGCCGGCCCGCCGCGTCCGGGTCGCCGCAGACGACGGCGGTCAGCGCGCCCGCGGGGGCGAGCAGCCCGCTGGCCGGGTCGTACAGGTCCCCGGAGGGCACGGCCGGTGCCGCCTCCCCGGCGGCCGGAGCGGGGGAGGCCGCCCCCGCGGTGCGCTCCAGCGCCAGCACCCGGGCGGCCCGCCGCGCCGACGGCCGGGAGAACGACCAGGCCATCGCGATCTCCTCGAAGTGCCGGAGCGGATACGCCAGCAGCATCACCGCGCTGTACACGGTGACCAGCGCGCCGACCTCGATCCGCCCGTCGCCCACCAGACCGATGCCGTACCAGACGACCCCGATCATCAGCAGGCCCGGCAGCAGCACCTGGATCCCGGAGAT is a window from the Streptomyces zhihengii genome containing:
- a CDS encoding type 1 glutamine amidotransferase, whose protein sequence is MSDSSLRLVWVYPDLLSTYGDQGNALVVERRARQRGLDVMRIDVRSDQPVPTSGDIYLIGGGEDRPQRLAAERLRRDGGLSRAASNGAIIFSVCAGYQILGHEFINDLGEREPGLGLIDVISTRGEGERCVGDVLADIDPQFGLPQLTGFENHQGITHLGPTARPFARTVIGRGNGTGDGTEGAYNDTVFGTYMHGPVMARNPQIADLLLKLALDVNALPPTDDRWYEALRAERIASATQPA
- a CDS encoding MurT ligase domain-containing protein gives rise to the protein MSGNSELTPRAKLAVSAGKAAAAVSRAAGRGSGSVIGGRVALKLDPDLLGRLAQHLDVVLVSATNGKTTTTRLIAEALRAAGPVVSNALGANMPAGITSALAGGSDARFGVIEVDEKYLAGVARDVTPKAIALLNLSRDQLDRAAETRMLAEKWREGLAGSKATVIANADDPLVVWAASSSPNVVWVAAGQEWKDDAWSCPSCGGVMQRPGDDWFCGECGFRRPAPSWVLSGDHVLDPHGSAWPIHLQLPGRANRANAATSAAVAACFGVPPQVALERMYQVQAVAGRYDVVSFLGRDVRLLLAKNPAGWLETFSLIDPPPTPVILSVNARGADGTDTSWLWDVDYTRLAGHPIYVIGDRRLDLAVRLEVAGLDFRVCESVDEAVQSAPGGRIELIANYTAFQDVRRRVGN
- the def gene encoding peptide deformylase — encoded protein: MRNRPIPGSSGLVRPMSLLADPVLHAPCEPVTDFGAGLARLVEDMFATMYAAQGVGLAANQVGVGLRVFVYDCPDDEDVRHLGHVVNPRLVEADGFTVRGPEGCLSLPGLEAPTERFDRAVVEGVRTDGSPVRIEGTGFFARCLQHECDHLDGLVYADRLSPRRRSRLARAAGKSSWATPERTALLREG
- a CDS encoding TetR family transcriptional regulator — its product is METTQQQRSADDRRRELLEAADRVVLRDGPQASMNAIAAEAGITKPILYRHFGDKGGLYRALAKRHTDALLRALQVAVDAPADRRERVAGTLDTYLAAIEARPQVYRFLMHPAEGAPNASEQGFDVGLHSAPLLRRLGDELGKVVADRVDLGPAGDMVARMWGHGIVGMMHAAGDWWLGERPCTRAELVESLTDLLCGRLFDAPDRQGGPGF
- a CDS encoding acyl-CoA dehydrogenase family protein; translated protein: MAEFTLDLNEDQKQVREWLNGFAKDVMRPAAAEWDEREETPWPVIQEAAKLGIYSLDFYAQQFFDPTGLGIPMTMEELFWGDAGIALSIVGTGLAAVGVIANGTDEQVGTWIPQMYGDADDVKVAAFCSSEPDAGSDVSAMRTRAVYDEAKDEWVINGTKTWATNGGIANVHVVVASVDPELGSKGHASFIVPPATPGLSQGQKFKKHGIRASHTAEVVLENVRVPGHCLLGGKEKLDERLARARERARTGGERVKNAAMATFEASRPAVGAMAVGTARAAYEEALEYAKTREQFGRPIIDNQGVAFQLADMRTQIDAARLLVWRASWMATAGKPFTSAEGSMSKLFASETAKKVTAQAIQILGGNGYTREYPVERMHRDAAIYTIFEGTSEIQRLVIARTLAGMPIR
- a CDS encoding glutathione peroxidase produces the protein MSLFDIPLRTLDGTATTLAEHRGKAVLVVNVASRCGLTPQYEGLERLQKTYGDKGLTVVGVPCNQFMGQEPGTSEEIAEFCSATYGVTFPLLEKTEVNGADRHPLYAELTRTADGGGEAGDVQWNFEKFLISPQGEVTRFRPRTEPEAPEVVAAVEALLAA
- a CDS encoding acyl-CoA thioesterase; its protein translation is MTNPAERLVDLLDLERIEVNIFRGHSPDESLQRVFGGQVAGQALVAAGRTTDGGRPVHSLHAYFLRPGIPGVPIVYQVERVRDGRSFTTRRVTAVQAGRTIFNLTASFHLPEPESIEHQLPPRLDFPGPDELPPVAQEIKEHLGALPESLDRMARRMAFDIRYVDRLRWTREEVEDAEPRSAVWMRAVAPLGDDPLVHTCALTYASDMTLLDAVRIPVEPLWGPRGFDMASLDHAMWFHRPFRADEWFLYDQESPIATGGRGLARGRIYDREGRLLVSVVQEGLFRRLP
- a CDS encoding DEAD/DEAH box helicase, producing MTLIDQLPPDADPDALFESFSSWAEGQGITLYPAQEEALIEVVSGANVILSTPTGSGKSLVAAGAHFAALARDEVTFYTAPIKALVSEKFFDLCKLFGTENVGMLTGDASVNADAPVICCTAEVLASIALRDGRDADVGQVVMDEFHFYAEPDRGWAWQIPLLELPQAQFVLMSATLGDVSMFEEDLTRRTGRQTAVVRSATRPVPLSYEYVTTPITETLTELLETKQAPVYIVHFTQAQAVERAQSLMSINMCTREEKDRIADLIGNFRFTTAFGRNLSRYVRHGIGVHHAGMLPKYRRLVEKLAQAGLLKVICGTDTLGVGVNVPIRTVLFTALTKYDGSRVRVLRSREFHQIAGRAGRAGFDTAGFVVAQAPEHVIENEKALAKAGDDPKKKRKVVRKKAPEGFVAWSQNSFEKLIASDPEPLTSRFKVTHAMLLSVIARPGNAFDAMRRLLEDNHEPRRQQLRHIRRAIAIYRSLLDGGIVERLDTPDAQGRIVRLTVDFQQDFALNQALSTFALAAFDLLDPESPSYALDMVSVVESTLDDPRQILAAQQNKARGEAVGAMKADGVEYEERMERLQEISYPKPLEELLWHAYNLYRTSHPWVGDHPVSPKSVIRDMYERALSFTEFTSFYELARTEGIVLRYLAGAYKALDHTIPDDLKSDDLQDLIAWLGEMVRQVDSSLLDEWEQLANPEVETAEQAQEKADQVKPVTANARAFRVLVRNAMFRRVELAALDKVGALGELDAATGWDADAWGEAMDAYWDEHDDLGTGPDARGPKLISIEEDQAHGLWRVRQTFADPAGDHDWGISAEVDLAASDEEGRAVVRVTSVGQL